A genomic stretch from Nerophis ophidion isolate RoL-2023_Sa linkage group LG14, RoL_Noph_v1.0, whole genome shotgun sequence includes:
- the LOC133568585 gene encoding protein disulfide-isomerase TMX3-like isoform X2, giving the protein MSDKKTLVLSAFLLCASVTSVWTFVEELDDSLLDTREENDVWLIKFYAPWCSFCKQLDPVWHQIGSELRSSGSHVNVGKCDATASLVLAKEFKVRGYPAILMWKKDVKYNYLGARTKEGIIEFVDRVSGPLIRPLTSMELFQHALSRHDVVFVYVGASSPLKGVYSAAAQDLIISTFFFSASRDVLPKTVTLSSLPAVVVFKDGTYYSYNEVSDGELKAWINRERFLNYMKVDSYTLYAMGESGKLVLLAVLDDTQQSLRYKSLIQEVAQNYKDIYSRNIYFGFMEGNQYINGLIMGELSLPAIVMLNLSTDSYFLPLRPVDTERHLLDFVDGVLDGSVQSQGGNTITQQIRRLIYESKATLLARFGSEDDEDDGKESWCHRKIPNKKSD; this is encoded by the exons ATGTCTGACAAGAAGACACTCGTGCTCTCAG CGTTTCTACTGTGTGCGTCCGTCACGTCGGTTTGGACCTTCGTGGAGGAACTTGATGACTC TTTGCTGGACACGCGTGAAGAAAATGATGTTTGGCTCATTAAA TTTTACGCCCCCTGGTGTTCCTTTTGCAAACAGTTGGATCCTGTGTGGCATCAGATCGGTTCCGAGTTGAGGAGTTCCGGATCTCACGTCAATGTTGGCAAATGTGACGCAACGGCTAGCCTGG ttTTAGCCAAAGAGTTCAAAGTGCGAGGCTATCCCGCCATCCTCAT GTGGAAGAAAGATgtgaaatataattatttaggtGCCAGAACCAAGGAGGGAATCATCGAGTTTGTTGACCGGGTTAGCGG TCCATTGATTCGGCCTTTGACTAGTATGGAGCTCTTCCAACATGCATTGAGTCGTCATGACGTCGTGTTTGTTTACGTTGGAGCGTCATCACCACTTaag GGCGTGTACTCGGCCGCTGCTCAGGATCTCATCATATCTACTTTTTTCTTTTCTGCAAGCAGGGACGTCCTGCCTAAG ACCGTGACGCTGTCTTCCCTTCCTGCTGTAGTCGTGTTCAAAGATGGAACCTACTACAGCTACAATG AGGTGAGCGACGGCGAGCTCAAGGCATGGATCAACAGAGAGCGCTTCCTCAACTACATGAAGGTGGACAGCTACACGCTGTACGCCATGGGAGAGTCAG GTAAACTGGTGCTGCTGGCCGTGCTGGACGACACCCAACAGAGTCTCAG GTACAAAAGTCTCATACAGGAAGTAGCTCAAAACTACAAAGACATCTACAGCAG AAATATTTACTTTGGCTTCATGGAGGGAAACCAATACATTAATGGACTCATCATGgg cGAGCTAAGTCTCCCCGCCATCGTCATGTTAAATCTGTCCACTGACAGCTACTTCCTGCCGCTAAGGCCGGTGGACACAGAGCGCCACCTGTTGGACTTTGTGGATGGAGTTCTGGATGGCAGCGTGCAA AGTCAAGGAGGAAACACAATCACTCAGCAAATCAGACGCTTGATCTACGAAAGCAAAGCCACACTACTG GCCCGGTTTGGCTCAGAAGACGACGAAGACGACGGCAAGGAGTCATGGTGTCATAGAAAAATACCCAACAAGAAGTCTGACTGA
- the LOC133568585 gene encoding protein disulfide-isomerase TMX3-like isoform X1: MSDKKTLVLSAFLLCASVTSVWTFVEELDDSLLDTREENDVWLIKFYAPWCSFCKQLDPVWHQIGSELRSSGSHVNVGKCDATASLVLAKEFKVRGYPAILMWKKDVKYNYLGARTKEGIIEFVDRVSGPLIRPLTSMELFQHALSRHDVVFVYVGASSPLKGVYSAAAQDLIISTFFFSASRDVLPKTVTLSSLPAVVVFKDGTYYSYNEVSDGELKAWINRERFLNYMKVDSYTLYAMGESGKLVLLAVLDDTQQSLRYKSLIQEVAQNYKDIYSRNIYFGFMEGNQYINGLIMGELSLPAIVMLNLSTDSYFLPLRPVDTERHLLDFVDGVLDGSVQSQGGNTITQQIRRLIYESKATLLPLLMDAPLLGCFLLSFPLCLIGFLCSLCWKARFGSEDDEDDGKESWCHRKIPNKKSD, encoded by the exons ATGTCTGACAAGAAGACACTCGTGCTCTCAG CGTTTCTACTGTGTGCGTCCGTCACGTCGGTTTGGACCTTCGTGGAGGAACTTGATGACTC TTTGCTGGACACGCGTGAAGAAAATGATGTTTGGCTCATTAAA TTTTACGCCCCCTGGTGTTCCTTTTGCAAACAGTTGGATCCTGTGTGGCATCAGATCGGTTCCGAGTTGAGGAGTTCCGGATCTCACGTCAATGTTGGCAAATGTGACGCAACGGCTAGCCTGG ttTTAGCCAAAGAGTTCAAAGTGCGAGGCTATCCCGCCATCCTCAT GTGGAAGAAAGATgtgaaatataattatttaggtGCCAGAACCAAGGAGGGAATCATCGAGTTTGTTGACCGGGTTAGCGG TCCATTGATTCGGCCTTTGACTAGTATGGAGCTCTTCCAACATGCATTGAGTCGTCATGACGTCGTGTTTGTTTACGTTGGAGCGTCATCACCACTTaag GGCGTGTACTCGGCCGCTGCTCAGGATCTCATCATATCTACTTTTTTCTTTTCTGCAAGCAGGGACGTCCTGCCTAAG ACCGTGACGCTGTCTTCCCTTCCTGCTGTAGTCGTGTTCAAAGATGGAACCTACTACAGCTACAATG AGGTGAGCGACGGCGAGCTCAAGGCATGGATCAACAGAGAGCGCTTCCTCAACTACATGAAGGTGGACAGCTACACGCTGTACGCCATGGGAGAGTCAG GTAAACTGGTGCTGCTGGCCGTGCTGGACGACACCCAACAGAGTCTCAG GTACAAAAGTCTCATACAGGAAGTAGCTCAAAACTACAAAGACATCTACAGCAG AAATATTTACTTTGGCTTCATGGAGGGAAACCAATACATTAATGGACTCATCATGgg cGAGCTAAGTCTCCCCGCCATCGTCATGTTAAATCTGTCCACTGACAGCTACTTCCTGCCGCTAAGGCCGGTGGACACAGAGCGCCACCTGTTGGACTTTGTGGATGGAGTTCTGGATGGCAGCGTGCAA AGTCAAGGAGGAAACACAATCACTCAGCAAATCAGACGCTTGATCTACGAAAGCAAAGCCACACTACTG CCGCTTCTCATGGACGCACCGCTGCTTGGCTGCTTCCTGCTCAGCTTTCCACTCTGCCTGATTGGATTCTTGTGCTCTCTGTGTTGGAAGGCCCGGTTTGGCTCAGAAGACGACGAAGACGACGGCAAGGAGTCATGGTGTCATAGAAAAATACCCAACAAGAAGTCTGACTGA